From Novipirellula galeiformis, the proteins below share one genomic window:
- the queC gene encoding 7-cyano-7-deazaguanine synthase QueC: MTNSPQRSAVVLLSGGLDSATCLAIAREEGFAPHAISFRYGQRHEYELERAEQLATSLDAASYRVIDINLAQFGGSALTDASIHVPKSDAFDSLDHSIPVTYVPARNTVFLSLALAFAETIHSTDIFIGVNALDYSGYPDCRPDFIAAFETMANLATKAGVEGIQPMKIHTPLIHLTKAQIINKGISLGVDYSQTLSCYDPGVGGIPCGHCDACLLRNKGFAENAMTDPSVP, translated from the coding sequence ATGACGAATTCACCCCAACGCAGCGCCGTGGTGCTATTGTCTGGCGGCCTGGACAGCGCCACTTGCTTGGCGATCGCGCGTGAGGAAGGTTTTGCGCCGCATGCGATTAGTTTCCGTTACGGGCAACGCCACGAATACGAACTTGAGCGTGCCGAACAACTCGCCACCTCGCTGGACGCCGCATCCTACCGAGTGATCGACATCAACTTGGCTCAATTTGGTGGTTCGGCGCTCACCGACGCATCGATTCATGTCCCCAAAAGTGACGCGTTCGACTCGCTCGACCATTCGATTCCCGTCACCTACGTCCCCGCACGCAACACCGTATTCCTATCGCTTGCACTGGCGTTTGCCGAAACGATCCACTCGACCGACATTTTTATCGGCGTCAACGCGTTGGACTACAGCGGCTATCCCGATTGTCGCCCCGACTTCATTGCGGCCTTTGAAACGATGGCTAACCTCGCCACCAAAGCGGGGGTCGAAGGCATTCAGCCGATGAAGATTCACACTCCGCTGATCCATCTGACCAAAGCACAAATCATCAACAAAGGCATCTCGTTAGGCGTCGACTACTCGCAAACGCTATCGTGCTACGACCCGGGCGTAGGCGGCATCCCCTGCGGCCACTGCGACGCTTGTCTGTTGCGAAACAAAGGCTTTGCGGAAAACGCGATGACCGATCCAAGCGTACCGTGA
- a CDS encoding prenyltransferase/squalene oxidase repeat-containing protein, with amino-acid sequence MIKQTHLVALLLCFFGVSIGLPTPVYAQAEQAQGRDPVSRDLQEMYDRGLAYLLQTQTEDGTWSSGGEAGAGTTALGLLAFLASGDDPNFGLYRSAIRKSLRNLILSQSSETGYMGPSMYHHGFAMLALAEAYGAVDESDLWAAGSSGVEDGENQRSIGQALELAVRSALTSQKVNSLGAWRYSPGAKDADTSVSGAVMMGLLAARNAGIEVSDESIDRALDYFASMTSENGAVGYAGGLSGFGESLARSSIVCLLYSIARRKDLPQYKATETYLRQNLNERTGWIEYTWYYQSQALFQADVKLWETWNKSLIDKLKSRQNPDGSFAGDLGAANSTSMSLLALALNFRFLPIYER; translated from the coding sequence ATGATCAAGCAAACTCACCTTGTGGCTCTGTTGTTGTGTTTCTTTGGCGTCTCGATTGGTTTGCCCACGCCCGTGTATGCGCAAGCCGAGCAAGCCCAAGGCCGCGATCCCGTCTCGCGTGATCTGCAAGAAATGTACGACCGCGGATTAGCGTATTTGCTGCAAACGCAAACCGAAGACGGGACTTGGTCGAGCGGAGGCGAAGCCGGTGCGGGGACCACTGCGCTGGGATTGTTGGCGTTTTTAGCTTCGGGTGACGATCCCAATTTTGGACTCTATCGCAGCGCCATTCGTAAATCGCTTCGCAATCTCATTCTCTCTCAGTCGAGTGAGACCGGATACATGGGACCGAGTATGTATCACCATGGCTTCGCGATGTTGGCGCTCGCCGAGGCCTATGGCGCCGTGGATGAAAGCGACTTGTGGGCCGCTGGATCCTCGGGCGTCGAAGATGGCGAAAATCAACGGAGTATCGGTCAAGCGTTGGAGTTGGCGGTGCGCTCGGCGTTGACGTCGCAAAAGGTCAATTCGCTTGGGGCATGGCGTTATTCTCCCGGCGCCAAGGATGCGGATACCTCCGTTAGCGGCGCCGTCATGATGGGGTTGCTGGCCGCCCGCAATGCGGGGATCGAGGTCTCGGATGAATCGATCGATCGCGCATTGGACTACTTCGCCAGTATGACGTCCGAGAATGGCGCAGTCGGATACGCCGGAGGGCTGAGTGGGTTTGGGGAATCGTTGGCACGCTCGTCGATCGTTTGTTTACTTTATTCCATCGCTCGGCGAAAAGATTTGCCCCAATACAAGGCGACCGAAACCTATCTGCGTCAGAACTTGAATGAGCGAACCGGATGGATCGAGTACACGTGGTATTACCAATCCCAGGCTCTTTTTCAAGCCGATGTCAAGTTGTGGGAAACGTGGAACAAATCGTTGATCGACAAGCTGAAATCACGACAAAATCCTGACGGCAGTTTTGCGGGGGATTTGGGAGCAGCAAATTCAACCTCGATGTCGCTGTTGGCGTTAGCGCTGAATTTTCGATTCTTGCCTATCTACGAGCGATAA
- a CDS encoding TlpA family protein disulfide reductase, whose protein sequence is MITSTARGAEMRVWLVDGGHVDGVLSGEGDSERIVCDSPLFVDPLQFDVRVVEQVSKKNAILGRRYRLRSLSQGRHDFGSPARSLFLKTGVPDWRRVPWSATDSLAMTLVADGVKIAGWLEQTGTPDSGRLVWQPALARNATELAATSQGKITVGSPRRSEVPQEWADALPINYRSGDSVVGWIQGIDSNGVSVELPGQGRVLIENAELHSVTLTKVTKPLDVDPRDLQRLLVVPRSEQHKPPLHVVVSVTGDLLRGTVVELSGEALVVQVRSKMVVIPRDRVAKIVWLRSQTSANESLVVETPAHEVPEAFLVHAELVDKRNVTLRGGAFRDQTLSGQSRALGSFSIALSEVKSIYFGRDPVMLSRDQSPLAWGTTAATVPRAYREPQTRKSVPLGSDSRLLGKPAPPLSLKTLDGDSFDLGERKGRVVVLDFWASWSAPSLRSLAEVSQVIAALGDGEVDWVAINLEESAESATRARKRVGVDATVLLDVDGDAAYVYQAKSLPHTVVIDRNGVVVNVIGRDTPKRLDILRRALQQRFAEPK, encoded by the coding sequence TTGATAACATCGACGGCCCGTGGGGCGGAGATGCGGGTATGGCTTGTCGATGGAGGGCATGTCGACGGGGTGTTGAGTGGGGAAGGGGACTCCGAACGTATCGTTTGTGATAGTCCTCTGTTCGTCGATCCGTTACAGTTCGATGTGCGTGTGGTGGAACAGGTTTCGAAGAAAAATGCGATCTTGGGGCGGCGTTATCGTTTGCGTTCACTGAGCCAAGGGCGGCATGATTTCGGCAGCCCCGCACGCAGCCTGTTCTTGAAAACCGGGGTGCCGGATTGGCGCCGAGTTCCCTGGTCCGCCACGGACTCGCTCGCCATGACCCTCGTCGCCGACGGAGTCAAGATAGCGGGGTGGCTCGAGCAGACTGGGACGCCGGACAGCGGGCGGCTCGTTTGGCAGCCCGCGTTGGCACGCAATGCCACGGAGTTGGCAGCAACGTCACAAGGCAAGATTACGGTCGGTTCACCGCGACGCAGTGAAGTGCCACAGGAATGGGCCGATGCGTTGCCCATCAACTACCGTAGCGGAGACTCGGTCGTGGGGTGGATCCAAGGGATCGATTCCAATGGCGTGTCGGTGGAATTACCAGGGCAGGGCAGGGTGTTGATCGAGAATGCGGAGTTGCATTCGGTCACACTCACGAAAGTCACCAAGCCGCTCGACGTGGATCCGAGGGATCTGCAACGGTTGCTCGTTGTGCCTCGATCTGAACAGCACAAACCTCCATTGCACGTGGTGGTGTCGGTGACCGGAGATTTGTTGCGAGGGACTGTCGTGGAGTTGAGCGGTGAAGCCCTGGTGGTCCAAGTGCGATCGAAAATGGTTGTGATTCCGCGTGATCGGGTGGCCAAAATCGTTTGGCTGCGTTCGCAAACGTCCGCCAACGAATCGCTCGTGGTTGAAACACCAGCACACGAAGTACCTGAGGCATTTCTCGTGCATGCGGAGTTGGTGGATAAACGCAACGTCACGCTCCGTGGGGGGGCCTTCCGCGATCAAACCTTGTCGGGGCAGAGCAGGGCGTTGGGGAGCTTTTCTATCGCGTTGAGCGAGGTCAAATCGATCTACTTCGGCCGCGATCCTGTGATGTTGTCGCGGGATCAGTCCCCGCTTGCCTGGGGGACTACGGCGGCGACGGTTCCCAGGGCGTATCGTGAACCGCAGACGCGCAAATCCGTTCCACTGGGTAGCGATTCGCGATTGCTTGGAAAGCCGGCACCGCCGCTTTCTTTGAAAACCCTCGATGGCGATTCCTTTGATCTCGGGGAGCGTAAAGGACGTGTCGTCGTGCTCGACTTCTGGGCAAGTTGGAGTGCGCCGAGTTTGCGTTCCTTGGCCGAGGTATCGCAAGTGATCGCTGCGTTGGGAGATGGCGAGGTGGATTGGGTGGCGATCAATCTTGAAGAGTCCGCCGAGAGCGCCACGCGGGCTCGCAAGCGAGTCGGCGTCGATGCGACTGTATTGTTGGATGTCGACGGAGACGCCGCATACGTTTATCAGGCAAAGTCGCTGCCGCACACCGTCGTGATCGATCGCAACGGAGTGGTCGTTAACGTGATCGGTCGCGACACGCCAAAGCGGCTTGATATTTTACGCCGCGCACTACAGCAACGATTTGCCGAGCCGAAATAG
- a CDS encoding 3'-5' exoribonuclease YhaM family protein: protein MNRTPISDLTDGQQVEQSFRASDKQLRVNRQGGKYIILKLTDRTGTVSGMLWNADEIIFDSFDRGDYVHCVGRTQIHNGALQMIVTAVERMDPSEVDVADFERFDADQSQRLLARLSELLGDLHNVHLRRLGQAFLCDDSFMQKLELGAAAVSIHHAYPGGLLRHTVDMMELCALVGPRYPQLDTELLMFGAFLHDLGKLEELSGEGESTYTDRGQLVGHIVIGIQMLGDKIRELGSAGEPFPSDLRLQLEHLVVSHHGQLEFGSPKLPVTLEAVTLHHIDNLDAKIESFTNIIESDISADGNWTNYNPSIGRKLWNKRD, encoded by the coding sequence GTGAATCGTACACCCATCTCAGATTTAACCGACGGCCAACAGGTTGAACAATCGTTTCGCGCATCCGACAAACAACTCCGCGTGAATCGCCAAGGCGGAAAGTACATCATTTTGAAACTTACCGATCGCACGGGCACCGTTTCGGGAATGCTTTGGAACGCCGATGAAATCATCTTTGATTCATTCGACCGCGGCGACTATGTGCACTGTGTCGGTCGCACCCAAATCCACAACGGCGCGCTTCAGATGATCGTGACCGCCGTCGAACGGATGGACCCGAGCGAAGTCGATGTGGCCGACTTCGAGCGATTTGATGCCGACCAATCCCAACGCCTGCTCGCTCGGTTGTCCGAATTGCTCGGCGATCTTCATAACGTTCATCTGCGACGCCTCGGTCAAGCATTCCTTTGCGATGACTCGTTCATGCAAAAGCTTGAACTTGGTGCCGCTGCGGTAAGCATCCACCACGCTTACCCCGGCGGATTGCTACGACACACGGTCGACATGATGGAGCTGTGCGCCCTGGTCGGACCACGCTATCCCCAACTCGATACCGAATTGTTGATGTTCGGCGCGTTTCTGCACGACTTAGGGAAACTCGAAGAATTGTCCGGCGAAGGCGAATCGACCTACACCGACCGAGGACAGCTTGTCGGCCACATCGTGATCGGTATTCAAATGCTGGGAGACAAGATCCGCGAACTCGGCTCCGCTGGCGAACCGTTTCCGAGCGATTTACGATTGCAGCTCGAACACCTCGTCGTCAGCCACCATGGTCAGCTCGAATTTGGCAGTCCCAAATTGCCGGTCACGCTCGAAGCCGTGACGCTGCATCACATCGATAACCTCGATGCCAAGATCGAATCCTTCACCAACATCATCGAGTCCGACATCTCCGCCGATGGCAACTGGACGAATTACAATCCATCGATTGGCCGCAAGTTGTGGAACAAACGCGACTAG
- a CDS encoding c-type cytochrome domain-containing protein, with amino-acid sequence MNTIQSFRVRVSVFVVIATVVNATAFAQSESASDAATRVTVETPEVEVVIVEKEQAGPPRILDDEGRMVNFQRDISPILVAKCLDCHGPEEAKNDFRVDDVDAVMGYIEAEDVESSSLFSDYLTTEDTDMLMPPVSHGGPLTPGELALIRVWISEGAVWPEGTPLVASQVVASAPTSQARVRSLPERVWAFQGYLHPAIVHFPVALLTVGALFVVLGWKWPILGTQIPLACLVLGALSTIVATAMGWSFATEQGYAGWDRIDFDSEIFWHRWSGIILTLLSVALMVAAAISVWKDSPGWTRVWKGGLLVAAVIVGLVGHQGGELSYGKDFYPKAFRVLLGNEGSVTPTVAVEVEAGDTVVLEADGVVEVEIDESASATQ; translated from the coding sequence ATGAACACCATTCAATCCTTCCGTGTCCGGGTATCTGTTTTCGTTGTGATCGCGACGGTGGTCAACGCCACCGCGTTTGCCCAATCCGAGAGCGCCAGCGACGCGGCGACGCGTGTCACCGTGGAAACGCCTGAGGTGGAGGTGGTGATCGTTGAAAAAGAGCAGGCGGGACCGCCTCGGATTTTGGATGACGAAGGGCGTATGGTGAACTTTCAGCGAGACATCTCGCCGATATTGGTCGCCAAGTGTCTCGATTGTCATGGCCCCGAAGAAGCAAAAAATGATTTTCGTGTCGACGATGTGGATGCGGTGATGGGATACATCGAGGCCGAGGATGTGGAGTCGAGTTCGTTGTTTTCCGACTACTTAACCACCGAAGATACCGACATGTTGATGCCACCGGTTTCACATGGAGGCCCGTTAACGCCGGGGGAACTCGCGTTGATTCGGGTTTGGATTTCCGAAGGTGCTGTTTGGCCCGAGGGGACGCCGCTGGTGGCATCCCAGGTGGTGGCCTCGGCGCCGACTAGCCAAGCGCGAGTGCGGAGTTTGCCCGAGCGCGTGTGGGCGTTTCAAGGATACCTGCACCCGGCGATTGTTCACTTCCCTGTGGCGCTGTTGACGGTGGGAGCCTTGTTTGTGGTGCTCGGTTGGAAATGGCCGATTCTGGGGACTCAAATTCCGTTGGCCTGTTTGGTGTTGGGGGCGTTGTCGACGATCGTGGCGACCGCCATGGGGTGGTCCTTTGCAACGGAGCAGGGCTACGCTGGATGGGATCGTATTGATTTTGATTCCGAGATTTTTTGGCATCGTTGGAGTGGAATCATCCTTACGCTGTTGTCGGTGGCGTTGATGGTGGCTGCGGCGATCAGCGTTTGGAAAGATAGCCCAGGATGGACGCGTGTTTGGAAGGGCGGTTTGTTAGTCGCCGCAGTGATCGTCGGATTGGTCGGTCACCAAGGTGGCGAGCTGAGCTACGGCAAAGATTTTTATCCCAAAGCGTTTCGAGTTTTGTTGGGCAATGAAGGGTCTGTCACGCCGACGGTTGCGGTGGAGGTCGAGGCCGGTGACACCGTGGTGCTCGAAGCCGACGGGGTGGTGGAGGTTGAGATCGACGAATCCGCCTCTGCGACGCAGTAG
- the ppk1 gene encoding polyphosphate kinase 1 has product MNRELGWLEFNQRVLEQAEDRSVPLLERAKFLAISGSNLDEFVMVRVGGLKLQFDRNAMVRDAAGLTISQQINAVSSRCHEMVARQYDLLRDVLEPLLADADIRRITFDDCSDRAREVADQRFLADVSAVLSPQAITHDRPFPLLQGLGVHLCVRLRAVSSPVKTTDGAPSPAPNAEGESEGSNPAEAWQFAVIPLGKMVPRLLAMPSERGHDYMLLEDLVTHYIEDFFPGREVMECVAFRITRNADVELQEDGAADLVDGMEEVLESRRLSRVVRLEYSAAASDHVIAFLSEKMQLTNQDLYPIDGPLDLSYLFTLHGLEGFDSLRDEAWVPQSHPAIDPAEGMFSTIAKGDLLLVHPYERFDPIIRLIEEASSDPDVLAIKQVLYRTSKRSPIVAALMRAAERGKYVSVIVELKARFDEARNIEWAREMEQAGVQVIYGIRGLKTHAKVCIIVRRESQGIVRYLHFGTGNYNEATAKIYSDVSLLTCNDTLGADATAFFNAVTGASQPQQLQLLAAAPITLRKRILDLIEAETQRCLEGQKAEIVAKFNALVDTQVIDALYRASQAGVRIRLNIRGVCCLVPGVKGLSENIEVISIVDRFLEHARVIYFRHGGDDELFISSADWMPRNLDRRVELFVPVLDPGCRLRLLQTLRTYFKDNTNSWRMLSSGVYERGQPQKKGKEAFQSQRVLYDQAVEMTRKAKQSRRTTFETHEPKQQEQT; this is encoded by the coding sequence ATGAATCGTGAATTGGGCTGGCTTGAGTTCAATCAACGCGTGCTCGAACAAGCCGAGGATCGTTCGGTTCCACTGCTTGAACGGGCGAAGTTTCTTGCCATCTCGGGCTCGAATCTTGACGAGTTTGTGATGGTCCGGGTCGGGGGCTTGAAGCTGCAATTTGATCGCAACGCGATGGTTCGCGATGCCGCGGGGTTGACCATTTCGCAACAGATCAACGCCGTTTCAAGTCGTTGTCATGAAATGGTTGCCCGCCAATATGATTTGCTTCGCGATGTGCTTGAGCCGCTATTGGCCGACGCCGACATTCGCCGGATTACGTTTGACGATTGCAGCGATCGGGCGCGTGAGGTCGCCGACCAACGGTTCCTCGCCGATGTCTCGGCGGTGTTGTCACCCCAAGCGATTACCCATGATCGTCCCTTTCCACTGCTACAAGGGTTGGGCGTTCATTTATGCGTTCGTTTGCGGGCGGTGTCGAGTCCGGTGAAAACGACGGATGGGGCACCGTCACCGGCCCCCAACGCCGAAGGGGAATCCGAAGGTTCAAATCCAGCAGAGGCTTGGCAATTCGCCGTGATCCCGCTCGGTAAAATGGTTCCGCGATTACTCGCGATGCCGTCTGAACGCGGTCACGACTATATGTTGCTAGAGGACTTGGTCACGCATTACATCGAGGATTTCTTTCCCGGCCGCGAGGTGATGGAATGTGTCGCGTTTCGAATCACGCGGAATGCCGATGTGGAATTGCAAGAGGATGGTGCGGCGGATCTTGTCGACGGGATGGAAGAGGTGCTCGAAAGTCGACGGCTGTCACGCGTCGTCCGACTGGAGTACAGCGCTGCGGCAAGCGATCACGTGATTGCATTTTTGTCTGAAAAGATGCAGTTGACCAACCAGGATCTGTATCCGATCGATGGACCCTTGGATCTGAGTTACCTATTCACGCTGCACGGTTTAGAAGGTTTTGACTCGTTGCGAGATGAGGCCTGGGTTCCTCAATCGCATCCCGCCATCGATCCAGCCGAAGGCATGTTTAGCACGATTGCAAAAGGGGATCTGTTGCTCGTCCATCCCTACGAACGCTTTGATCCGATCATTCGCTTGATCGAAGAGGCGTCGAGCGATCCCGATGTATTGGCGATCAAGCAGGTGCTTTATCGGACGAGTAAGCGAAGTCCGATCGTTGCCGCGTTGATGCGCGCCGCAGAGCGTGGAAAGTATGTCTCGGTGATCGTCGAGCTGAAGGCACGATTTGATGAAGCGCGAAACATCGAGTGGGCGCGCGAGATGGAGCAGGCCGGAGTCCAAGTGATCTACGGGATTCGAGGTTTGAAGACCCATGCGAAGGTCTGTATCATCGTTCGCCGTGAGTCTCAAGGGATCGTTCGCTACCTGCACTTTGGCACCGGCAATTACAACGAAGCGACCGCGAAGATCTACAGTGATGTGTCGCTGTTGACTTGCAATGATACGTTGGGCGCCGATGCGACGGCATTCTTCAATGCCGTGACCGGAGCCAGTCAGCCACAGCAGTTGCAGTTGTTGGCTGCTGCACCGATTACGCTTCGTAAACGCATTCTCGATCTCATCGAAGCGGAAACCCAGCGTTGTCTCGAGGGCCAGAAAGCCGAGATTGTTGCCAAGTTCAATGCGTTGGTCGATACGCAAGTCATTGATGCGTTGTATCGAGCCAGCCAAGCGGGGGTTCGGATCCGGTTGAATATTCGCGGCGTCTGTTGTTTGGTGCCGGGGGTGAAGGGATTGAGCGAGAATATCGAAGTGATCTCGATCGTCGATCGTTTCCTTGAGCACGCTCGGGTGATCTATTTTCGGCATGGTGGCGACGACGAATTGTTCATCAGCAGTGCGGATTGGATGCCACGTAACTTGGATCGGCGCGTCGAGCTGTTTGTGCCCGTGTTGGATCCCGGTTGCCGGCTGCGGTTGCTGCAGACATTACGCACCTACTTCAAAGACAACACGAATTCATGGCGAATGCTCTCCAGCGGGGTGTATGAACGCGGCCAACCCCAGAAGAAGGGCAAGGAAGCGTTCCAGTCGCAGCGAGTGCTCTACGACCAGGCCGTCGAGATGACGAGGAAAGCCAAGCAGAGCCGTCGTACCACCTTTGAGACCCATGAGCCCAAGCAACAGGAACAAACCTAG
- a CDS encoding membrane or secreted protein, protein MYRLTCVSTSRFQTLLFLLALAFGLGGTTLRAQDANENPVAGAQGGAAGGYVPAIQLLPDTLAGLLRIPNVPDFCQAWQKTHLGNLVNDPAMQPFVDAQRERAENYLDSIDNRVGLKPQDLYEIASGEAVAAWLPFPKDKRRPFSMCVIADTRGLRGKADEVLAQIDTDLKTGGATRNDVDYRGQVVRVYTTKPKPGQLKIEQIAITLDDSRIIASDRDSVVTGVLDAIAGEMKGASISELPEFRDVLTRSSRAMLEPFTAGNSTVAGEWFARPIQMGRILRESFQVDRGNQVDILKLIENQGFDALKAAGGILAIAGDRYDVLHRGFVLAPPTTTLPSKYEKAARMLSFFNANLGEIPSWVGQDAATVSRIRLNIEDSFWASESMVNEAFGDEIFAPMIEGIRDDTDGPQIDLKKNVLPGLGDEVILLTDNTVPADVHSERMLVAVRLRNAKAIQVAVRKAMEVEPDASKIDVVPGVEVWRVQRGSESDASFEADIFGDLGFDEETVEQAPPLLDHWAIAVVEDGKVPGDSYLMFSSHPELLIETVKRIRKGESGGFAKLDEVKRVVDALKDLGAQEVSLSRIARTKLSLRAKYELLREGKLKDSDSVLASVIRRVFKDEEEGEADPLDAAKLPPLSAIEKHLPEGGNFIVTEKDGWSLSGFYLK, encoded by the coding sequence ATGTACCGCCTAACCTGTGTTTCCACCTCGCGTTTCCAGACCTTGCTGTTCCTATTGGCCCTTGCGTTTGGATTGGGTGGCACGACGCTTCGTGCTCAAGATGCAAATGAAAATCCCGTCGCGGGGGCTCAGGGCGGTGCGGCGGGTGGCTACGTGCCTGCAATTCAACTGCTGCCGGATACTTTGGCAGGTTTATTGCGGATTCCCAACGTCCCGGATTTCTGTCAGGCGTGGCAAAAAACTCACCTGGGGAACTTGGTCAATGATCCTGCGATGCAGCCGTTTGTGGACGCCCAGCGTGAGCGAGCGGAAAACTACCTCGATTCGATCGACAATCGGGTCGGTTTGAAGCCTCAGGATCTTTATGAAATTGCTTCGGGCGAAGCCGTTGCGGCGTGGTTGCCGTTTCCCAAGGACAAGCGTCGTCCCTTTTCGATGTGTGTGATCGCGGATACTCGCGGACTACGCGGGAAAGCCGATGAGGTGCTTGCTCAAATCGACACGGATTTGAAGACCGGGGGAGCGACGCGAAACGATGTCGACTATCGCGGTCAAGTCGTTCGCGTTTATACCACCAAGCCTAAGCCGGGGCAGCTAAAGATCGAGCAGATTGCGATCACGCTCGACGACAGTCGCATCATCGCGTCGGATCGAGACTCGGTCGTCACTGGGGTGCTCGATGCGATTGCCGGTGAGATGAAGGGAGCATCGATTAGCGAATTGCCTGAGTTTCGGGATGTGCTGACTCGCTCGAGCCGAGCGATGCTCGAACCGTTCACCGCTGGGAACAGCACGGTCGCAGGCGAGTGGTTTGCTCGACCGATTCAGATGGGGCGGATTTTACGTGAAAGCTTCCAGGTCGATCGCGGAAACCAAGTCGACATCTTGAAGTTGATTGAAAATCAAGGGTTTGATGCACTCAAGGCGGCAGGCGGAATCCTGGCCATCGCCGGGGATCGCTACGATGTTCTGCATCGCGGATTTGTGCTCGCACCGCCCACCACGACGCTGCCAAGTAAGTATGAAAAAGCGGCCCGCATGTTGTCGTTCTTCAATGCCAATTTGGGGGAAATCCCATCGTGGGTGGGGCAAGACGCGGCGACCGTTAGCCGGATCCGCCTGAACATCGAAGACTCGTTCTGGGCTTCCGAATCGATGGTCAACGAAGCCTTTGGCGACGAGATTTTCGCTCCGATGATCGAAGGGATTCGCGACGATACCGATGGACCGCAAATCGATTTGAAAAAGAATGTGTTGCCGGGGTTGGGAGACGAAGTCATTTTGCTAACCGACAATACAGTACCTGCGGACGTGCATTCCGAACGCATGTTGGTGGCCGTTCGTTTGCGAAACGCCAAAGCCATTCAGGTCGCCGTTCGCAAGGCAATGGAAGTGGAGCCAGATGCGAGCAAGATTGATGTTGTTCCCGGGGTTGAAGTATGGCGCGTCCAGCGTGGCAGTGAATCCGATGCCAGTTTCGAAGCCGATATTTTTGGTGACCTCGGGTTCGATGAAGAGACGGTCGAGCAAGCTCCGCCGCTGTTAGACCATTGGGCGATTGCGGTCGTAGAGGATGGCAAGGTTCCCGGGGATTCGTATTTGATGTTCTCCAGCCACCCTGAATTATTGATCGAAACGGTCAAACGCATTCGCAAGGGAGAGAGCGGAGGCTTTGCCAAGCTAGACGAGGTCAAACGAGTGGTCGACGCGCTGAAGGATCTCGGGGCTCAAGAGGTTTCGCTTAGTCGTATCGCCCGCACCAAACTTTCGCTTCGCGCGAAGTATGAATTGCTGCGTGAAGGGAAGCTGAAGGACAGCGATTCGGTGTTGGCCAGTGTGATTCGCCGGGTCTTTAAGGATGAAGAGGAGGGGGAGGCCGATCCGCTGGACGCCGCAAAACTTCCTCCTTTGTCCGCGATCGAGAAGCATCTGCCGGAGGGTGGCAACTTTATCGTCACCGAAAAGGATGGTTGGTCGCTCAGCGGTTTCTACTTGAAGTAA
- a CDS encoding DHH family phosphoesterase has protein sequence MGVQWKAFVDQISHYESFVLVSHIRPDCDALGSELGMAEVLRTIGKKVRIINAHRTPAALQFLDPASNIEVLGDDVEAEDISADCIMILDTSAWAQLGDMGDVIRSSRADKIVLDHHVGEDELGATMYKDYQAEAAGHLVVQAADALGVPLTRSMSVPLFAAIATDTGWFRFGSVTPETYRVVARLIDAGVVPSEVYSDLYERDTLGRLRLRGLILSRTQSELDGALMHTHVEKEDFAKVGAEPNDTEDAINLTLAVQGTKAAVIFVGQIRGGFKLSFRSRCGMDCNEVARKFGGGGHKAAAGGFLEGTLDDVRGRVLPVVIEAVKKALAE, from the coding sequence ATGGGTGTGCAGTGGAAAGCCTTTGTTGATCAGATCAGCCACTACGAATCATTTGTGCTCGTCAGCCACATTCGTCCCGATTGCGACGCATTGGGCAGCGAGCTGGGAATGGCCGAAGTGCTGCGTACGATTGGCAAAAAAGTTCGCATCATCAACGCCCACCGAACCCCGGCTGCGTTGCAATTCCTAGACCCAGCGAGCAACATTGAGGTGCTCGGCGACGATGTCGAAGCCGAAGACATTTCGGCCGATTGCATCATGATTCTCGACACCAGCGCCTGGGCGCAACTCGGGGACATGGGCGACGTCATCCGCAGTTCACGCGCCGACAAAATCGTGCTCGACCACCATGTCGGTGAAGACGAACTCGGCGCGACGATGTACAAAGACTACCAAGCCGAAGCGGCTGGCCATCTGGTGGTGCAAGCCGCCGATGCGTTGGGCGTGCCATTGACGCGTAGCATGTCGGTCCCCTTGTTTGCCGCAATCGCAACCGACACCGGCTGGTTCCGGTTCGGCAGCGTGACTCCGGAAACCTACCGTGTGGTTGCCCGCTTGATCGATGCGGGAGTGGTCCCCAGCGAAGTCTATAGCGACCTGTACGAACGCGATACGCTGGGCCGATTGCGACTCCGCGGCCTGATCCTCTCGAGAACCCAATCGGAGCTCGACGGCGCGCTGATGCACACGCATGTCGAGAAAGAAGATTTTGCCAAAGTCGGTGCCGAACCCAACGACACCGAAGATGCAATCAACTTGACCCTTGCCGTTCAAGGCACCAAGGCGGCGGTTATCTTTGTCGGCCAAATCCGCGGCGGATTTAAGCTCAGCTTCCGCAGCCGATGTGGCATGGACTGCAACGAAGTGGCTCGAAAATTTGGCGGTGGCGGCCACAAAGCTGCTGCTGGCGGTTTCCTCGAAGGAACCCTAGACGATGTCCGCGGTCGCGTCTTGCCCGTCGTCATCGAAGCGGTCAAGAAAGCGCTCGCTGAGTAA